GACTTTGACCTCGGTATGCAGGTCAACTTCGATGCCACGCGCCAGCTGCTGGAGGTCGCACGCCACAAAGCGCCGGCGATGAAGTTTATCTTCACCAGCTCGCTGGCGGTGTTCGGCGGCGAGCTGCCGGCGCTGATCGACGACGGCTGCGCGGTAACGCCGCAGTCCTCCTACGGTACACAAAAGGCGATGTGCGAACTGCTGATCAACGACTACGCGCGCAAAGGCTTTGTCGACGGCCGCGTGCTGCGCCTGCCGACCATCAGCGTGCGGCCGGGCAAGCCGAACAAGGCGGCCTCGTCGTTCGCCAGCGGCATTATCCGCGAACCGCTGCACGGTGAAGCGGCGGTGTGCCCGGTATCGCCGGAGCTGACGCTGTGGCTCTCCAGTCCCGGCCGCGTGGTGCAGAACTTTATCCACGCCGCTACCCTGCCCGCCAGCGCCTTCGGCGTCTCGCGCACCGTCAACCTGCCCGGCATCAGCGTCAGCGTGCGCCAGATGCTGGCGGCGCTGCGCGAGGTCGCCGGCGAACAGGTCAGCAGCCTGGTGCGCTTTGAGCCGGACGAAGCGATCAACCGCATCGTCGCCAGCTGGCCGGGTAACTTCGACGTGCGCCGCGCGCTGGCGATGGGCTTTGGCGCCGATGAAGATTTTCAGCAGGCGATCCGCGCTTTCCTGCGCGATGAGCAGGCGCAGGGCGAGGGCTGAGCATGGAATTGTATATTCCGATTATCGGTCTGGCGGTGGCGGTGTTCGTGCTGGTGTTTCTGGTGCTGCGCACCCGGGTGCACGCGCTGATCGCCATGCTGATCGCCGCCTCCATCGCCGGCATCTCCGGCGGGCTGAGCGCGGTGCAGACGGTGGATACCATCACCAAGGGCTTCGGCTCTACCCTCGGCAGCATCGGTATCGTGATCGGGTTGGGGGTGATGATGGGCCGGGTGTTGGAAGTCTCCGGCGCGGCGGAACAGATCGCCTACAGCTTTATCAAATGGCTGGGTAAAAAGCGCGAAGAGTGGGCACTGGCGATCACCGGCTATATCGTCAGTATTCCCATCTTTGTCGATTCGGCGTTCGTTATCCTCTATCCGCTGGTGAAGGCGCTGGCCAAAAAGGGCCAGCGTAACCTGCTGACGCTGGGCGTCGCTCTGGCCGGCGGGCTGATCATCACCCACCACGCGGTGCCGCCGACGCCGGGGCCGCTGGGGGTGGCCGGCATCTTCGGTGTAGATATCGGCGCGATGATGCTGGCCGGGCTGGTGCTGGCGGTGCCCTGCGTGATCGGCATCGTGCTCTATGCCCGCTGGTTGGGCAAGAAGTACCCGGATTTTCAGCCGAGTATGGATGACGAGGAGCCGCAGGACCTGCGCGTCGCCCACGATAACTACCTGGCGGAAAAAGGCGCCAAGGCGCTGCCGGGGCTGACGCTGTCGCTGCTGCCGATCGTTACGCCGATCGCGCTGATCTTTATCAACGCGGTCAACGGCATGCTGGCGAAGCTCGACGGCTTCAGCGGACTGACGGAAAGCCTGTGGGGGCAGACCTTCGCCTTCCTCGGTTCGCCGGTGATTGCGCTGGCGATCAGCGTACTGCTGGCGGTCAGCACCCTGATGCCGAAGGTCGATAAACAGCAAACGCTGGAGCGGCTGGAGGAAGGGCTGCAGTCGGCAGGGATCATCCTACTGGTGACCGGCGCCGGCGGCGCGCTGGGCGCGGTGCTGCGCGAAAGCGGCACCGGCAACCTGCTGGCGCAGCACGTCGCCAGCCTGCCGCTGTCGCCGGTGCTGATCCCGTTCTTTATCGCCACGCTGGTGCGGCTGATCCAGGGCTCCGGCACCGTGGCGATGATCACCGCCGCGTCCATCTCCGCCCCTATCGTCAGCCAGCTGCCGGGCATCAACATGCTGGCGGCGGCGCAGGCGGCGACCATGGGCGCGCTGTTCTTCAGCTACTTTAACGACAGCATGTTCTGGGTGGTGAACCGCATGATGGGCATCAAGGACGTGAAGCAGCAGATTATGGTGTGGTCAGTGCCCACCACCATCGCCTGGGCGATCAGCCTGGTGGGCGTCGTG
The nucleotide sequence above comes from Serratia rhizosphaerae. Encoded proteins:
- a CDS encoding GntP family permease, whose amino-acid sequence is MELYIPIIGLAVAVFVLVFLVLRTRVHALIAMLIAASIAGISGGLSAVQTVDTITKGFGSTLGSIGIVIGLGVMMGRVLEVSGAAEQIAYSFIKWLGKKREEWALAITGYIVSIPIFVDSAFVILYPLVKALAKKGQRNLLTLGVALAGGLIITHHAVPPTPGPLGVAGIFGVDIGAMMLAGLVLAVPCVIGIVLYARWLGKKYPDFQPSMDDEEPQDLRVAHDNYLAEKGAKALPGLTLSLLPIVTPIALIFINAVNGMLAKLDGFSGLTESLWGQTFAFLGSPVIALAISVLLAVSTLMPKVDKQQTLERLEEGLQSAGIILLVTGAGGALGAVLRESGTGNLLAQHVASLPLSPVLIPFFIATLVRLIQGSGTVAMITAASISAPIVSQLPGINMLAAAQAATMGALFFSYFNDSMFWVVNRMMGIKDVKQQIMVWSVPTTIAWAISLVGVVLLDWLL
- the denD gene encoding D-erythronate dehydrogenase; its protein translation is MNIIITGAAGFLGQRLAAALLQNNVLPFERLILADINTPRPPLEDARVRCVALDLSQPQAAETLIDADCGVLFHLAAIVSSHAESDFDLGMQVNFDATRQLLEVARHKAPAMKFIFTSSLAVFGGELPALIDDGCAVTPQSSYGTQKAMCELLINDYARKGFVDGRVLRLPTISVRPGKPNKAASSFASGIIREPLHGEAAVCPVSPELTLWLSSPGRVVQNFIHAATLPASAFGVSRTVNLPGISVSVRQMLAALREVAGEQVSSLVRFEPDEAINRIVASWPGNFDVRRALAMGFGADEDFQQAIRAFLRDEQAQGEG